The following are from one region of the Aquirufa lenticrescens genome:
- the purH gene encoding bifunctional phosphoribosylaminoimidazolecarboxamide formyltransferase/IMP cyclohydrolase — MSVKKIQSALISVYYKDGLAPIIQELHKNGVTLYSTGGTQSFIEELGIPVIAVEDLTGYPSIFGGRVKTLHPKVFGGILHRRDLASDVEVAKQYDIPALDLVMVDLYPFEETVASGASDEDIIEKIDIGGISLIRGGAKNFNDVLIVSSRDQYAEVAAIFAAHGSTSTTLEERRRFAGKAFQVSSHYDGAIQRYFAGQSADLANYTTLPAHGLRYGENPHQQGKFYGDLAALFDKLHGKELSYNNLVDVDACLSLLDEFAETAFVIIKHMNACGVATGTTVKEAYDKALSCDPISAFGGVLATNNTVDKAAAESINPLFCEILIAPDFTEEALEILKTKKNRILLKRNQVAFPKVMFKTLLNGVLEQDKDLVMEGVEDFKTVTKRVPTDEQKRALAFALKICKHTKSNTIILANDGQLLASGVGQTSRVDALKQAIDKAKEFGFDLNGAVMASDAFFPFPDCVEIAGNAGIVAVTQPGGSIKDQDSIDYCDANDLAMVMTGIRHFKH, encoded by the coding sequence ATGTCAGTTAAGAAAATTCAATCAGCCTTAATTTCGGTTTATTACAAGGACGGTTTAGCGCCTATCATTCAAGAACTTCATAAAAACGGAGTGACACTTTATTCTACGGGAGGGACGCAGTCTTTCATCGAAGAATTAGGTATTCCCGTGATTGCAGTAGAAGATTTAACGGGTTATCCGTCGATCTTTGGTGGTCGTGTGAAGACGTTGCACCCGAAGGTTTTTGGAGGAATCTTACACCGTCGTGACTTAGCGTCTGATGTGGAGGTGGCCAAACAATACGATATTCCTGCATTAGATTTAGTAATGGTGGATTTGTATCCATTCGAGGAAACTGTAGCATCTGGAGCTTCTGATGAAGATATTATTGAGAAAATTGACATTGGTGGTATTTCTTTAATCCGCGGTGGAGCGAAGAACTTTAACGATGTATTAATCGTTTCGTCTCGTGATCAATACGCGGAGGTTGCGGCAATTTTTGCAGCACATGGCTCTACTTCGACGACATTAGAAGAACGTAGACGTTTTGCTGGAAAGGCTTTCCAGGTTTCATCTCATTATGATGGAGCGATTCAACGTTATTTCGCGGGCCAATCTGCAGATTTGGCAAATTACACGACCTTGCCAGCACACGGCTTACGTTATGGAGAGAATCCACACCAACAAGGTAAATTCTACGGAGATTTAGCGGCGCTATTTGATAAATTACACGGTAAGGAATTGTCTTACAATAACTTAGTAGACGTAGATGCTTGTTTGTCTTTATTAGACGAATTTGCTGAAACGGCTTTCGTGATTATTAAGCACATGAATGCGTGCGGTGTGGCGACGGGAACAACGGTGAAAGAGGCCTACGATAAGGCACTTTCTTGCGATCCTATTTCGGCTTTTGGTGGTGTTTTAGCCACCAATAATACGGTGGACAAAGCAGCGGCTGAATCGATCAATCCTTTGTTCTGTGAGATTTTAATTGCGCCAGACTTTACGGAGGAGGCTTTGGAGATCTTAAAGACAAAGAAAAACCGTATTCTATTGAAGCGTAACCAAGTTGCTTTCCCTAAAGTAATGTTCAAGACCTTGTTAAATGGTGTTTTAGAACAAGATAAGGACTTAGTGATGGAAGGCGTAGAAGATTTCAAGACAGTGACGAAACGTGTTCCTACAGACGAGCAAAAGCGTGCTTTAGCGTTTGCGTTAAAGATCTGTAAGCACACAAAGTCGAATACGATCATTTTAGCGAATGATGGACAGCTATTGGCTTCAGGAGTGGGTCAAACTTCTCGCGTAGATGCCTTAAAGCAAGCAATCGATAAAGCAAAGGAATTTGGATTTGACTTAAACGGTGCTGTGATGGCTTCGGATGCGTTCTTCCCATTCCCTGACTGCGTAGAAATTGCTGGAAATGCGGGTATTGTGGCTGTTACGCAACCTGGTGGATCGATTAAGGATCAAGATTCAATCGATTATTGCGATGCGAACGATTTAGCCATGGTCATGACGGGAATTCGTCACTTCAAACATTAG
- the gyrB gene encoding DNA topoisomerase (ATP-hydrolyzing) subunit B gives MSEAQDTSAQDRANYGADNIQVLEGLEAVRKRPSMYIGDTGFKGLHHLIWEVVDNSIDEALAGHCDMIKVTINTDNSILVEDNGRGIPTGMHTKEKRSALEVVMTVLHAGGKFDKDTYKVSGGLHGVGVSCVNALSTDLKVTVYSRDGKIYQQEYKIGVPQYPVKEVGTTDRTGTSVLFKPDETIFTVTEYKYETVAGRLRELSFLNAGIRIQLTDMRELDENGVAKTEEFFSEGGLREFVMFLDSTREPLLSEPIYMEGDKNGVPVQVAMVYNTSYTENVVSYVNNINTIEGGTHVAGFRGALTRTLKNYADKSGALDKLKIDIAGDDFREGLTAVISVKVAEPQFEGQTKTKLGNGEVSGAVSAAMSDMLESWLEEHPKEARQIVAKVILAAQARHAARKAREMVQRKTVLGSNSLPGKLADCSDSDPETCEIYLVEGDSAGGTAKQGRNRAFQAILPLRGKILNVEKAQEYRIYENEEIKNMITALGVSFGKDGDERALNMDKLRYHKVIIMTDADVDGSHIRTLILTFFFRYMRELVDRGCIYIAQPPLYQVKKGQQVRYVWTEDQRAQAIQELAGGGKEDNVGVQRYKGLGEMNAEQLWETTMNPESRTLKQVTVESAIEADLLFSMLMGDEVAPRRDFIEKNAKYAKVDV, from the coding sequence ATGTCAGAAGCACAAGATACATCAGCTCAGGATCGGGCAAATTATGGTGCAGATAATATTCAAGTATTAGAGGGTTTAGAGGCGGTTCGTAAGCGTCCATCCATGTACATTGGTGATACCGGTTTTAAAGGTCTTCACCACTTGATTTGGGAGGTCGTTGATAACTCAATTGATGAGGCGTTAGCTGGTCATTGCGATATGATCAAAGTGACGATCAACACGGACAATTCCATTTTAGTAGAAGATAATGGTCGTGGTATTCCTACAGGAATGCACACGAAAGAAAAGCGTTCTGCCCTAGAGGTAGTAATGACGGTGCTTCACGCCGGTGGTAAATTCGATAAAGATACCTACAAGGTTTCTGGTGGTTTACACGGAGTGGGTGTTTCTTGTGTGAATGCCTTATCGACAGATTTAAAAGTAACAGTATATAGCCGTGATGGTAAAATTTACCAACAAGAATATAAAATCGGGGTTCCGCAATACCCAGTAAAAGAGGTAGGGACAACAGATCGTACAGGTACATCGGTTTTATTTAAGCCAGATGAGACGATTTTCACTGTAACCGAATACAAATACGAAACGGTGGCGGGTCGTTTACGTGAATTATCTTTCTTGAATGCGGGTATTCGTATTCAATTAACGGATATGCGTGAATTAGATGAGAATGGCGTGGCGAAAACGGAAGAATTCTTCTCTGAAGGAGGTCTTCGCGAATTCGTTATGTTTTTGGATTCTACGCGCGAGCCATTACTTTCTGAGCCTATCTATATGGAAGGCGATAAGAATGGGGTTCCAGTTCAAGTGGCGATGGTGTATAATACCTCTTACACGGAGAATGTGGTTTCGTATGTCAATAATATCAATACGATTGAAGGTGGTACGCACGTAGCGGGTTTCCGTGGTGCTTTGACTCGTACGTTGAAAAACTACGCAGATAAGTCAGGTGCCTTAGATAAATTAAAGATTGATATCGCTGGGGATGACTTCCGTGAAGGTTTGACAGCGGTAATTTCAGTGAAAGTGGCGGAACCTCAATTTGAGGGCCAAACAAAAACCAAATTAGGTAACGGTGAGGTATCTGGTGCAGTTTCTGCAGCGATGTCTGATATGTTAGAGTCTTGGTTAGAAGAGCATCCGAAAGAGGCTCGTCAAATTGTAGCTAAAGTTATCTTAGCCGCTCAAGCGCGTCACGCTGCTCGTAAGGCGCGTGAAATGGTACAACGTAAGACTGTTTTAGGTTCGAACTCGTTGCCAGGTAAATTAGCCGATTGCTCGGATTCAGATCCAGAAACATGTGAAATCTACCTTGTCGAAGGGGATTCAGCGGGTGGTACGGCGAAACAAGGCCGTAACCGTGCATTCCAAGCGATCTTGCCTTTACGTGGTAAGATTTTGAACGTAGAGAAAGCACAAGAATACCGTATCTACGAAAACGAAGAGATTAAGAATATGATTACGGCGCTAGGCGTTTCTTTTGGAAAAGATGGAGATGAGCGTGCGTTGAATATGGATAAATTGCGTTATCACAAGGTGATCATCATGACCGATGCGGACGTTGACGGTAGTCACATTCGTACCTTGATTTTAACGTTCTTCTTCCGTTATATGCGTGAACTAGTGGATCGTGGTTGTATTTACATCGCACAACCTCCGTTGTACCAAGTGAAAAAGGGACAGCAGGTGCGTTACGTTTGGACAGAAGATCAACGTGCCCAAGCGATTCAAGAATTAGCGGGTGGCGGAAAAGAAGACAATGTAGGCGTACAACGTTATAAGGGTCTAGGAGAGATGAACGCGGAGCAATTGTGGGAAACGACGATGAACCCAGAGTCTCGTACCTTGAAACAAGTGACGGTTGAATCTGCGATCGAAGCTGATTTATTGTTCTCCATGTTAATGGGAGATGAAGTGGCGCCACGCCGTGACTTTATTGAAAAGAATGCTAAATACGCTAAAGTAGACGTTTAG
- the ppk1 gene encoding polyphosphate kinase 1, translating to MSELDKILKHDESKDSLAGNLLSLLTPTNWKINLMAPREQNRKVDKSTQKSNDTIAKSKFISRDLSWLKFDERVLDQARDTSKSLFDRLKFLAITASNLDEFFTIRMGSLYNYIDLGKERTDYCGLREVPFKQAIINDAQEFTQEKHRLFMEEILPLFPENGLLLACLDDLDEDEKEEVATYFQRTIYPMLTPMVFDHTHTFPSLLAKTLIFGVVTVGLSDKKKTRNEREQKISFVQIPLNLKRFYVIEREDKVLFIPIEEIIRHHLQVLYRNVEIESTTLFRITRNGDFDLVEHEDSDTDFVDEVKKKIKDRRLGRVTRVEVEKFHSDFLLTEMLKRWNLERSDIFVKNSILDFTCFWQILKHTEFKTQMAVNPAVVPALGLKSVVIDDIFDTIKRGDILLHHPYNNFEPVIQLLEQAADDPKVLAIKITLYRISKNSRISSALLRAAEQGKHVSVLFEVKARFDEENNIKEATKLQKAGCFVIYGIPGLKTHTKLLQVIRNEGNHVVSYAHLSSGNYNEDTAKLYTDIGLLTTDTRITQDISEFFNVITGHSMPTHYEHLITAPRDMRNRLIEMIENEVKNHKEGLPAGICWKINSLQDLKTMEALYKASQAGLPVLLIVRGICCIRPQRNGLSENIFIKSIVGEYLEHTRLYYFHNAGDPKIYGGSADVMVRSFDRRIESLFELVNTRAKNLAITILDWNLQDTKNSYEMQEDGTYWKIESDVPFDIHTKFYEIKDEDLVAELAFDKFTVSLDTKLESK from the coding sequence ATGAGTGAATTAGATAAAATACTGAAACACGATGAGTCAAAAGATTCCCTTGCCGGGAATCTTTTGTCATTACTTACGCCTACGAACTGGAAGATTAATCTGATGGCTCCGCGTGAGCAAAATCGGAAGGTAGATAAGTCGACCCAAAAGTCGAACGATACCATCGCGAAATCAAAATTCATCTCGCGTGATTTGTCGTGGTTAAAGTTTGACGAGCGGGTTTTGGATCAGGCGCGTGATACGTCTAAGTCACTTTTTGATCGCTTAAAATTCTTAGCGATTACGGCCTCTAATTTGGATGAGTTCTTTACCATCCGAATGGGCTCCTTGTATAATTACATCGATTTAGGGAAAGAAAGGACGGATTATTGTGGTTTGCGTGAGGTGCCTTTTAAGCAGGCAATTATTAACGATGCACAGGAATTTACACAAGAAAAGCACCGCCTTTTCATGGAGGAAATCTTGCCCTTATTTCCGGAAAACGGGCTTTTATTAGCTTGTTTAGATGATTTAGACGAAGACGAAAAGGAAGAGGTAGCGACCTATTTCCAGCGGACCATCTATCCGATGTTAACACCGATGGTGTTCGATCATACGCACACGTTCCCTAGTTTGTTAGCTAAAACCTTGATTTTTGGAGTGGTTACGGTGGGACTTTCAGATAAGAAAAAGACGCGAAACGAGCGGGAGCAAAAGATCTCTTTTGTTCAGATTCCGTTGAATTTAAAACGTTTTTACGTGATTGAAAGAGAGGATAAAGTATTGTTTATCCCGATTGAAGAAATTATACGCCATCATTTGCAGGTCTTATACCGCAATGTGGAAATTGAATCGACGACTTTATTCCGCATCACACGTAACGGGGATTTCGATTTAGTGGAGCACGAGGATTCGGATACGGATTTCGTGGATGAGGTGAAGAAGAAGATTAAGGACCGTCGTTTGGGTCGTGTGACGCGTGTGGAGGTGGAGAAATTCCATTCGGATTTCTTGTTGACAGAGATGTTAAAGCGTTGGAATTTAGAGCGTTCAGATATCTTTGTCAAGAATTCAATTTTGGATTTTACGTGTTTTTGGCAAATCTTAAAACACACTGAATTTAAGACCCAAATGGCTGTAAATCCTGCTGTGGTTCCGGCCTTAGGTCTGAAATCAGTGGTGATTGATGACATTTTCGATACGATCAAACGTGGTGATATTTTACTGCATCATCCCTACAATAATTTTGAGCCCGTTATTCAATTATTGGAACAAGCGGCAGACGATCCGAAAGTCTTAGCGATTAAGATTACTTTATATCGTATTTCTAAAAACTCTCGTATTTCAAGTGCTTTATTGCGCGCAGCGGAGCAGGGGAAACACGTTTCGGTCTTGTTTGAGGTGAAGGCTCGCTTCGATGAGGAGAACAATATCAAGGAGGCGACGAAACTGCAGAAAGCGGGTTGCTTCGTGATCTACGGTATTCCGGGGTTGAAAACGCATACAAAATTATTGCAAGTAATTCGTAATGAAGGGAATCATGTGGTCAGTTATGCCCACCTTTCCTCTGGAAATTACAACGAGGATACGGCTAAATTATATACGGATATTGGTCTATTAACAACGGATACACGTATTACCCAAGATATATCAGAGTTCTTCAATGTAATTACAGGGCATTCCATGCCCACGCATTACGAGCATTTGATAACGGCGCCACGCGATATGCGGAACCGTTTAATCGAGATGATTGAGAATGAAGTGAAAAATCACAAAGAAGGTTTGCCAGCGGGTATTTGCTGGAAAATTAATTCCTTGCAGGATTTGAAGACTATGGAAGCACTTTATAAGGCTTCGCAAGCGGGTTTGCCCGTGCTTTTAATCGTGAGAGGTATCTGCTGTATTCGTCCTCAACGCAATGGTTTGTCTGAGAATATCTTTATTAAATCGATTGTAGGGGAGTATTTAGAGCATACGCGTTTGTATTATTTCCATAATGCCGGCGATCCTAAAATCTATGGGGGAAGCGCGGATGTGATGGTGCGCAGCTTTGACCGACGTATTGAATCCTTATTTGAATTAGTGAATACACGCGCGAAGAATCTGGCTATTACTATCTTAGACTGGAATCTTCAGGATACGAAAAATTCGTATGAGATGCAGGAGGATGGGACCTATTGGAAAATCGAAAGCGATGTACCTTTTGATATCCATACGAAATTTTACGAAATCAAAGACGAGGATTTGGTTGCCGAACTAGCTTTTGATAAATTTACAGTTAGCCTAGATACGAAACTAGAATCAAAATAG